A genomic window from Sulfurospirillum arsenophilum NBRC 109478 includes:
- a CDS encoding glycosyltransferase family 4 protein, whose translation MKIYLLRQHKTPFGGAENYLSRLMTELKKNDVECEVIHSYAPKFLASWIKALFFSLQACFFKGDKFYFSLDRITCPDIYRAGDGVHKVFLKSKKHSFNLLNPVYCYLEKRCFNNARHIIANSHFIKKQIMETYAISSEKISVIHNGVPLPKAFDKVTCKAKLMDSFGLNPSLPVILYVGSGFERKGVNEMLHLLSKLTTPFHAFIVGKEKRMEDYLQLSASLEIADSVTFTGARRDVERFYQGSDIFLFPTRYEPFSNVVLEAMSYANAVITTAQNGASEVLEKRFVMGTPSDETILPFLETLLNDKSLRSSIQHENAQKATQLSIEHNVAQTLEVIHAHLH comes from the coding sequence ATGAAAATCTACCTTCTACGTCAGCATAAAACACCTTTTGGTGGTGCTGAAAATTATCTTTCAAGGCTGATGACTGAGCTTAAAAAAAATGATGTCGAATGTGAAGTCATCCACTCCTATGCACCAAAATTTCTAGCGTCTTGGATTAAAGCACTGTTTTTTAGCTTACAAGCTTGTTTTTTTAAAGGTGATAAATTCTACTTTTCACTTGACCGTATCACGTGTCCTGACATTTACCGTGCAGGAGATGGTGTTCATAAAGTCTTTTTAAAAAGCAAAAAGCACAGTTTTAATCTTTTAAATCCAGTGTATTGCTATTTGGAAAAGCGTTGCTTTAATAATGCACGCCATATCATTGCTAATTCACACTTCATCAAAAAACAGATTATGGAAACCTATGCTATTTCTTCTGAGAAAATCTCCGTCATCCACAATGGCGTACCACTTCCCAAAGCTTTTGATAAAGTTACATGTAAAGCAAAACTCATGGACTCTTTTGGATTAAATCCCTCGTTACCTGTTATCTTATATGTAGGTAGTGGCTTTGAACGCAAGGGAGTCAATGAGATGTTGCACCTCCTCTCAAAACTAACTACTCCATTTCATGCATTTATCGTTGGAAAAGAGAAGCGTATGGAGGATTATCTCCAGTTAAGTGCCTCTTTGGAAATTGCAGACTCTGTAACCTTCACAGGCGCACGCAGAGATGTGGAACGTTTTTACCAAGGCAGTGATATTTTTCTTTTTCCTACACGCTACGAACCATTTTCAAATGTCGTCTTAGAAGCGATGAGTTACGCCAATGCTGTTATAACAACGGCGCAAAATGGTGCATCTGAAGTTTTAGAGAAACGCTTTGTGATGGGAACACCCTCAGATGAGACGATTCTTCCTTTTTTAGAAACCTTACTCAACGACAAATCATTGCGCAGTTCAATTCAACACGAAAACGCTCAAAAAGCTACGCAGCTGAGCATTGAGCACAATGTTGCACAAACCTTAGAAGTCATTCATGCGCATCTTCATTGA
- the waaF gene encoding lipopolysaccharide heptosyltransferase II, whose product MRIFIELPTWLGDAIMATPAIENILEHYPNADITLFGSFVSTEALKMHPRVSRSIVDESKKAFLRFYWLYQHAQQLGSFDIAISFRSSLTSSFLLWSVSAKKKFCYTKNVFKGHQVEKYTQFIAKSLHVKTQPLPLKLYQTPFHFDKPTLGINPGATYGSAKRWYPEEFAKVAAYFANRYDIVIFGGPNEVDIAKEVEEKLKENAITNVTNLAGKTTIQELIQNIAGLSLFVTNDSGPMHVAAAYQIPTVALFGPTKYNETAPWQNANSTILSHDLVCAPCMKRECPIKTHECMRGIKAEEVISLLERHLSLDK is encoded by the coding sequence ATGCGCATCTTCATTGAACTCCCCACTTGGCTTGGAGATGCCATCATGGCAACGCCTGCTATTGAAAATATACTAGAGCACTATCCAAATGCTGACATAACCTTGTTTGGCTCTTTTGTTTCCACAGAAGCACTCAAAATGCACCCTCGCGTATCACGTAGTATCGTCGATGAAAGTAAAAAAGCATTTTTACGATTTTATTGGCTTTATCAACATGCTCAACAACTCGGCTCATTTGATATAGCCATTAGTTTTAGAAGCTCATTGACATCCTCTTTCTTGCTATGGTCTGTTTCTGCAAAAAAGAAATTTTGCTATACAAAAAATGTATTTAAGGGACATCAGGTCGAAAAGTACACCCAATTTATAGCAAAATCTTTACATGTAAAGACACAACCACTCCCTTTAAAGCTCTATCAAACACCCTTTCACTTTGATAAACCAACGCTGGGAATCAATCCAGGAGCAACGTATGGAAGTGCTAAGCGGTGGTATCCAGAAGAGTTTGCTAAAGTGGCGGCTTACTTTGCGAACCGCTATGACATTGTCATTTTTGGTGGTCCCAATGAGGTAGATATTGCAAAAGAAGTTGAAGAAAAACTCAAAGAAAATGCGATTACCAATGTAACCAATTTGGCAGGAAAAACAACCATTCAAGAGCTCATACAAAACATTGCAGGACTGAGCCTCTTTGTTACCAATGACAGTGGACCAATGCACGTAGCGGCTGCGTATCAAATCCCTACAGTGGCTCTTTTTGGACCAACAAAGTATAATGAAACAGCCCCATGGCAAAATGCTAACAGCACTATTCTTTCCCACGATCTTGTCTGTGCACCCTGTATGAAAAGGGAGTGCCCCATCAAAACACACGAGTGTATGCGGGGCATAAAAGCAGAAGAAGTTATTTCGTTGTTAGAGCGTCATCTATCGCTTGACAAATAA
- the gmhA gene encoding D-sedoheptulose 7-phosphate isomerase, with product MIEMIKREMLSHQTVIAKTIESLQSHIYTACVIATETLKNGNKILLCGNGGSAADAQHIAAELSGRYKSERRGLAGIALTTDTSVLTAVGNDFGFDRIFDRQVEALAREGDLLIGFSTSGHSKNVVRALSLARNIGCKTIGLTGRDGGVMSEFCDINLIVPSDDTPRIQEMHIMIGHIICQAIDDALTTK from the coding sequence ATGATAGAAATGATAAAGCGTGAGATGTTATCGCATCAAACAGTGATTGCAAAAACCATAGAGAGTTTACAAAGCCATATTTATACGGCATGTGTTATTGCAACAGAAACATTGAAAAATGGCAATAAAATTTTATTGTGCGGTAATGGAGGTAGTGCTGCAGATGCACAACACATTGCAGCAGAGCTGAGTGGACGTTATAAGAGTGAGCGACGAGGACTTGCTGGTATTGCTTTGACAACCGATACTTCTGTTCTTACGGCTGTTGGTAATGATTTTGGCTTTGATCGTATTTTCGATAGACAAGTCGAAGCATTAGCACGTGAAGGTGATTTACTCATTGGTTTTTCAACCAGTGGTCATAGTAAAAATGTGGTACGAGCTCTTAGCCTTGCCCGTAATATAGGGTGTAAAACGATTGGGCTTACAGGTCGTGATGGTGGTGTTATGAGTGAATTTTGTGATATTAATTTAATTGTTCCAAGCGATGATACCCCGCGCATTCAAGAGATGCACATTATGATCGGGCATATTATTTGTCAAGCGATAGATGACGCTCTAACAACGAAATAA
- the rfaE1 gene encoding D-glycero-beta-D-manno-heptose-7-phosphate kinase, with the protein MDRLRAYQPSILVIGDLMLDHYLWGKCDRISPEAPVQVVDIQKESTVLGGAGNVVNNLLSLGAKVTVLSVVGNDDNGKELLCMLETLGADAKGIVKQEGRKTSKKSRVIASHQQVVRYDSESKDDITEVSADALLAQCEAYIPRVDAILLSDYGKGVLTTTFTCNVIALAKKYQKSILVDPKGDDYRKYSGAMLITPNKKEASIATKIAINDDETLQKAGTLLKESLGLDYAIITLSEDGMAIFGEQFLKMPTVAREVYDVTGAGDTVLASLGYALSCGLSMKEAASFANAAAAVVVGKLGSATVTLDEVDAYEHSLRAATAESKIKTKEEILHLLQTKKNQKIVFTNGCFDILHVGHVKYLEVAKSFGDILILGLNSDHSIKRLKGESRPINPLEDRAYVLASLESVSFVVPFEEDTPLELISAIKPDILVKGADYEGKEVVGSNIAKEVRLVQFVEGKSTTKIIERVRDDKQK; encoded by the coding sequence ATGGATAGATTACGAGCATACCAGCCTTCTATTTTGGTGATTGGCGATTTGATGTTAGATCATTACCTGTGGGGAAAATGCGATCGTATCTCTCCCGAAGCGCCTGTGCAGGTTGTGGATATTCAAAAAGAGAGTACTGTTTTAGGCGGTGCTGGCAATGTGGTTAACAATCTTTTAAGTCTTGGCGCCAAAGTAACTGTTTTAAGTGTTGTAGGAAATGATGATAACGGCAAAGAGCTTCTTTGTATGCTTGAAACTTTGGGGGCAGATGCCAAAGGTATTGTTAAGCAAGAGGGGCGTAAAACAAGTAAAAAAAGTCGTGTTATAGCCTCACATCAGCAAGTGGTCCGCTATGATAGCGAATCCAAAGATGATATCACCGAAGTTTCGGCCGATGCTCTTTTAGCACAATGTGAAGCCTATATTCCTAGAGTAGATGCCATTTTGCTCTCAGATTATGGCAAAGGGGTTTTAACAACAACTTTTACATGTAATGTTATAGCGCTTGCCAAAAAGTATCAAAAGTCCATTTTAGTCGATCCAAAAGGCGATGATTATCGTAAATACAGTGGTGCAATGCTGATTACTCCCAATAAAAAAGAGGCAAGTATCGCTACAAAAATTGCCATTAACGATGATGAAACTCTGCAAAAAGCAGGCACACTTCTTAAAGAGAGTTTGGGATTAGACTATGCCATTATCACGCTCTCCGAAGATGGTATGGCAATTTTTGGTGAACAGTTTCTTAAAATGCCAACCGTTGCGCGTGAAGTGTATGATGTCACGGGTGCTGGCGATACTGTTTTAGCCAGTCTTGGATATGCGCTATCCTGTGGTTTGAGTATGAAAGAAGCCGCTTCTTTTGCCAATGCAGCAGCTGCTGTTGTCGTTGGAAAATTAGGCAGTGCGACTGTCACACTAGACGAAGTAGATGCGTATGAGCATAGCCTAAGAGCTGCTACGGCTGAGAGTAAAATCAAAACCAAAGAAGAGATTCTGCATCTTTTACAAACCAAGAAAAATCAAAAAATTGTCTTTACCAATGGCTGTTTTGACATTTTACATGTAGGGCATGTGAAGTACCTTGAGGTGGCTAAGAGTTTTGGTGATATATTGATTCTTGGGCTTAATTCTGATCATTCGATTAAACGCCTTAAAGGCGAGAGTAGACCTATCAACCCGCTGGAAGATAGAGCGTATGTTTTAGCGAGCTTAGAATCTGTGAGCTTTGTCGTCCCATTTGAAGAAGATACGCCCTTAGAGCTTATCTCTGCCATTAAACCTGACATTTTGGTTAAAGGTGCTGATTATGAAGGGAAAGAGGTTGTTGGAAGCAACATAGCTAAAGAGGTACGATTAGTCCAGTTTGTAGAAGGCAAGAGTACAACAAAGATTATTGAGAGGGTGAGAGATGATAAGCAAAAGTGA
- the rfaD gene encoding ADP-glyceromanno-heptose 6-epimerase has product MHYSETNFNQKSILITGGAGFIGSNLAFYFQENYPTCNVVVFDIFRSEATFSNGNLKSFGHFKNLIGFKGEVISGDINDEEALKKLNTYQFDYIFHEAAISDTTVLDQGIMVKTNVNAFKSILELAKKSNAVVIYASSAATYGDAVSPQRVGHEQPQNVYGFSKLSMDHLAREFAKQNPSMSVIGLRYFNVYGPREYFKNTTASMVLQLGLQILSGKTPRLFNGSDKIVRDFIYIDDVVQANIKAAASGKSGVYNVGTGNPRSFQDIADILQKELETNLGTEYFDNPYSAYQMHTEADVFATQKELGYEPRMSLEEGIRAYVPEIKRIFKSEVKHG; this is encoded by the coding sequence ATGCATTATAGCGAAACGAATTTCAATCAAAAAAGTATTTTAATTACAGGCGGGGCTGGGTTTATTGGTAGTAACCTTGCTTTTTATTTTCAAGAAAATTATCCTACATGTAATGTTGTTGTCTTTGATATTTTTAGAAGTGAAGCTACATTTTCCAATGGCAATCTTAAAAGTTTTGGGCATTTCAAAAACCTTATAGGTTTTAAGGGTGAAGTCATTAGCGGTGATATTAATGATGAAGAGGCTCTAAAAAAACTGAATACGTATCAATTTGATTATATTTTTCATGAAGCCGCCATTTCTGATACAACGGTTTTAGATCAAGGCATTATGGTTAAAACAAATGTTAACGCCTTTAAAAGTATCCTTGAATTGGCTAAAAAAAGCAATGCTGTTGTGATTTATGCCTCAAGTGCCGCAACGTATGGGGATGCTGTTTCACCTCAGAGAGTAGGGCATGAACAACCTCAAAATGTTTATGGCTTTAGCAAACTCTCTATGGATCACTTAGCCCGCGAATTTGCAAAACAAAATCCGTCTATGAGTGTGATTGGGCTACGCTACTTCAATGTTTATGGTCCAAGAGAATACTTCAAAAACACAACGGCTTCCATGGTTTTACAACTTGGGCTTCAAATTTTAAGTGGTAAAACACCACGCCTCTTTAATGGATCTGATAAAATTGTACGTGATTTTATTTACATTGACGATGTTGTTCAAGCCAATATCAAAGCAGCAGCTTCCGGTAAAAGCGGTGTTTACAATGTAGGAACAGGCAATCCAAGAAGTTTTCAAGACATCGCAGACATCTTGCAAAAAGAGCTCGAAACGAACTTAGGAACAGAGTATTTTGACAACCCATACAGTGCATACCAGATGCACACAGAGGCAGATGTTTTTGCAACGCAAAAAGAGTTAGGGTATGAACCACGCATGAGTTTAGAAGAGGGTATTAGGGCATATGTTCCTGAAATTAAGCGAATTTTTAAGAGTGAAGTAAAACATGGATAG
- the gmhB gene encoding D-glycero-beta-D-manno-heptose 1,7-bisphosphate 7-phosphatase has product MQKALFLDRDGVINIDKAYVYKIEDFEFCEGVFEALKHFQSLGYLLIIVTNQSGIGRGYYSEEDFQTLMSWMRQELLHVNIKIDAVYRCPHAPEANCECRKPKSGMFKEAIKDFGIDVSRSWMIGDKKSDIEAARGVGIENTIFLGNDLDTEAKYCVNFILDTINLIKN; this is encoded by the coding sequence GTGCAAAAAGCACTCTTTTTAGATCGCGATGGGGTGATCAATATTGATAAAGCGTATGTCTATAAAATTGAAGATTTTGAATTTTGCGAAGGTGTTTTTGAGGCGTTAAAACATTTTCAATCCTTAGGGTATCTGCTCATCATCGTCACCAATCAGTCTGGCATTGGGCGAGGGTATTACAGTGAAGAAGACTTTCAAACGTTAATGTCGTGGATGCGTCAAGAACTTTTACATGTAAACATTAAAATTGATGCCGTCTACCGCTGTCCTCATGCTCCTGAAGCAAATTGTGAGTGTCGAAAACCCAAGAGCGGTATGTTTAAAGAGGCGATTAAAGACTTTGGAATTGATGTTTCACGCTCGTGGATGATTGGTGATAAAAAAAGCGACATAGAAGCAGCCCGTGGCGTGGGTATCGAAAATACGATCTTTTTAGGAAATGACCTCGACACAGAGGCTAAATATTGCGTTAATTTTATTTTGGATACAATAAATCTTATCAAAAATTAG
- a CDS encoding tetratricopeptide repeat protein, whose translation MFRGIVVFLSVLSSLLSATHSVCEVERTDTQKAKEAIETILVTEPSNTVCLLQLANIYLKQGKIAQGFDILVDAYSIDPHNVQNSRIATVLPFALKVTNLKQQAAKTNDKDIWNKLGDGYFEMGIFNEASVMYKKSLLVDEEQHMVRLKLALALQKNSQIYSAIEEVQIVLIKEPTHLYANYYMGKFLAYDLRNREQSRSFFQRAKNSLIAQKDAFGYLEYTNLLSDITKELGE comes from the coding sequence TTGTTTCGGGGGATTGTCGTATTTTTATCTGTTTTGAGTAGCCTTTTATCTGCAACACACAGTGTATGCGAAGTAGAAAGAACCGACACTCAAAAAGCCAAAGAAGCCATTGAAACGATTTTAGTAACAGAGCCAAGTAATACAGTTTGTTTACTCCAACTGGCCAATATTTATCTCAAACAGGGCAAAATTGCACAAGGGTTTGATATCTTAGTGGATGCCTACTCTATAGATCCGCATAATGTTCAAAATAGCCGCATTGCAACCGTTCTTCCTTTCGCGCTTAAAGTGACAAATCTCAAGCAACAAGCAGCCAAAACAAATGACAAAGATATCTGGAATAAACTAGGGGATGGTTATTTTGAGATGGGCATTTTTAATGAAGCCTCTGTGATGTATAAAAAAAGTCTTTTAGTTGATGAAGAACAACATATGGTGCGCCTCAAACTTGCGCTTGCCCTTCAAAAAAATTCACAAATTTATTCGGCGATTGAAGAGGTTCAAATTGTGTTGATTAAAGAGCCAACACATCTTTATGCAAACTACTACATGGGAAAATTCTTAGCGTATGATCTGCGAAATCGTGAACAATCCAGAAGCTTTTTCCAGCGAGCTAAAAATTCATTGATAGCCCAAAAAGATGCTTTTGGTTATCTTGAATACACCAATTTACTCAGTGATATTACCAAAGAGTTAGGAGAATAG
- a CDS encoding c-type cytochrome, with amino-acid sequence MKKVCTILAIAAVSSLMAADGAAIYQSKCFSCHGEKASKAALNKSQIIAGWDAAKIVASVNGYKDGSYGAAMKGVMKPIASGLSDEDLKAVAATIASYK; translated from the coding sequence ATGAAAAAAGTTTGCACAATTTTAGCAATTGCAGCAGTATCTAGTTTGATGGCAGCCGATGGAGCAGCAATCTACCAATCAAAATGTTTTTCCTGTCATGGAGAGAAAGCTTCTAAAGCAGCATTGAACAAATCACAAATCATTGCAGGCTGGGATGCAGCTAAAATCGTTGCTTCTGTTAATGGCTATAAAGATGGCAGTTATGGTGCAGCAATGAAAGGTGTTATGAAACCAATCGCAAGTGGTTTGAGTGACGAAGATCTTAAAGCTGTCGCTGCAACAATCGCTTCATATAAATAA
- the ccoS gene encoding cbb3-type cytochrome oxidase assembly protein CcoS, translating to MDGWIVAMMLGASTLLGAFGLWALLWGIRSGQFDDHKKFLDGAQFDSEEALNDAVMMERKKADILKQKEKRETGYAPPD from the coding sequence ATGGATGGTTGGATTGTTGCGATGATGTTAGGAGCTTCCACACTTTTGGGAGCATTTGGTTTGTGGGCATTGCTTTGGGGGATTCGAAGTGGACAATTCGATGATCATAAAAAATTTTTAGATGGTGCGCAATTTGACAGTGAAGAAGCACTTAATGATGCGGTGATGATGGAACGTAAAAAAGCGGATATTTTAAAACAAAAAGAGAAAAGAGAGACAGGATATGCCCCACCGGATTAA
- a CDS encoding heavy metal translocating P-type ATPase, with the protein MSKKCCDHCHLEYDASLLLQDTSFETPHFFCCKGCQGVFHLLKDEGLDTFYKKMGDATLDPPKVTMDDTSRFDLDGFISKYVKSNKEGFSEIALVIEGIHCSACVWLNEKVLSKQAGIVEVTINYTNNKAKIVWDGDILKLSEIIETIRSIGYNAYPYDPKSGEERATAQRREYYSKLLVGIFATMNVMWIAIAQYAGYFTGMESNIKSILNFAEFILATPTLFYTGSVYFKGAYYGIKHRYVTMDFLVATGATLTYTFSIYAMFSRSAEVYFDSVTMIITFVFAGKYLEVLTKKKAVDTLDAFGSSMPTEVTIIKGDEKILSSVDSVEIGEIIEVRAGDKVAIDGVILEGEGSFDLSRLNGESIPILSQKGDKILSGSICLDSVIRYRATNTFSSSMLSKLVTLLEDAMNKKPKIEKLANQISGYFSRTILLLAFSTLLFWYYQSGSFETGLIIAISVIVIACPCALSLATPVATLVGLGLAAKRGILFKEAGFLESMAKCNTLVLDKTGTITKGKPEVVAHAYLHSFDKSLLYALVNSSNHPISQGITSFLKESENALHVKQLEQIKTIEAKGVKAVFEVHQLLGGNAKMMLEAGIDVVMPENFDAFSHYFFAVDGILVATFGLKDSLKEGAQESIAALKELGLEIIMLSGDHVSVTRDIANEVGIEVFEAALLPHEKADYIEMLRQKGKKVVMAGDGINDTLALSQSEIAISMGSGADVAVDVSDVVLTNDSVKSLYEAFVISRKSLRVVKENLLFSLLYNVVTIPLAMSGYVIPLFAALSMSLSSLVVVGNSMRIKNVFKRP; encoded by the coding sequence ATGAGCAAAAAATGTTGCGATCACTGCCATTTAGAATACGATGCTTCTTTGTTACTCCAAGATACAAGTTTTGAAACTCCTCATTTTTTTTGTTGCAAAGGGTGCCAAGGTGTTTTTCATCTTCTAAAGGATGAAGGGCTCGATACATTTTATAAAAAAATGGGAGATGCGACTTTAGATCCTCCCAAAGTAACGATGGATGATACCAGTAGGTTTGATTTGGATGGTTTTATCTCCAAATACGTGAAATCAAATAAAGAGGGTTTTAGTGAGATTGCTTTGGTTATCGAAGGGATTCATTGCAGTGCATGTGTATGGCTGAATGAGAAAGTCCTCTCCAAGCAAGCGGGTATTGTCGAAGTTACCATTAACTACACGAATAATAAAGCAAAGATCGTTTGGGATGGTGACATCCTTAAACTCTCAGAGATTATCGAGACGATTCGAAGTATTGGTTATAACGCTTATCCGTATGACCCTAAAAGTGGCGAAGAGAGAGCTACCGCACAACGCAGGGAGTACTACTCCAAACTTTTAGTAGGAATCTTTGCTACCATGAACGTCATGTGGATTGCGATTGCACAGTATGCGGGCTATTTTACAGGGATGGAAAGCAACATCAAAAGCATTCTTAATTTTGCCGAATTTATTTTGGCTACTCCAACTCTGTTTTACACGGGTTCGGTCTACTTTAAAGGGGCGTATTATGGCATTAAACACCGTTATGTGACGATGGACTTTTTGGTTGCTACGGGAGCAACTCTGACCTATACTTTTTCGATTTATGCGATGTTCTCTAGAAGTGCTGAGGTTTATTTTGATTCGGTAACGATGATTATTACCTTTGTGTTTGCAGGAAAATACTTAGAAGTTTTAACCAAGAAAAAAGCAGTGGATACGTTGGATGCCTTCGGAAGTTCTATGCCGACTGAAGTAACTATCATCAAAGGGGATGAGAAGATTTTAAGCAGTGTGGATTCTGTTGAGATTGGAGAGATCATTGAAGTGCGTGCAGGCGATAAAGTGGCGATTGATGGCGTTATTTTAGAAGGGGAGGGTTCTTTTGATCTCTCGCGTCTGAATGGCGAGTCTATCCCTATTTTATCCCAAAAAGGCGATAAAATTTTGAGTGGCTCGATCTGTTTAGACAGCGTGATTCGCTACCGAGCAACCAATACTTTCTCTTCTTCCATGCTCTCTAAGCTGGTAACGCTCTTAGAAGATGCAATGAATAAAAAGCCTAAGATAGAAAAGCTCGCCAATCAAATTTCAGGGTATTTCTCCCGTACGATTCTCCTGTTAGCGTTTTCAACCTTGCTCTTTTGGTATTATCAAAGTGGCTCGTTTGAGACGGGGTTGATTATTGCGATCTCCGTGATCGTCATTGCGTGCCCGTGCGCTTTAAGTCTTGCAACGCCTGTGGCAACACTGGTGGGGCTTGGATTGGCTGCAAAGCGAGGTATCTTATTTAAAGAGGCGGGGTTTTTGGAGAGCATGGCAAAGTGCAATACGTTGGTTTTAGATAAAACAGGAACGATCACCAAAGGAAAGCCTGAAGTGGTAGCACATGCGTATCTTCACTCGTTTGATAAATCACTGCTTTATGCGCTTGTGAATTCGTCCAATCACCCGATTAGCCAAGGCATTACAAGCTTTTTAAAAGAGAGTGAAAATGCTTTACATGTAAAGCAGCTAGAGCAGATCAAAACGATCGAGGCTAAAGGGGTCAAAGCTGTGTTTGAGGTACATCAGCTTTTAGGTGGAAATGCCAAAATGATGCTAGAGGCTGGTATTGATGTGGTGATGCCTGAAAATTTTGATGCATTCAGCCACTACTTTTTTGCCGTTGATGGTATCTTGGTTGCAACATTTGGTCTTAAAGACAGCCTTAAAGAGGGCGCTCAAGAGAGTATAGCAGCACTTAAAGAGCTTGGTTTGGAGATCATCATGTTAAGCGGTGATCATGTCAGCGTGACGCGTGATATTGCCAACGAGGTAGGCATTGAAGTGTTTGAAGCGGCATTGTTACCGCATGAAAAAGCAGACTACATCGAAATGTTGCGCCAAAAAGGGAAAAAAGTGGTTATGGCAGGTGATGGTATCAACGACACGTTAGCCCTCTCTCAAAGTGAGATTGCGATTTCTATGGGCAGTGGAGCGGATGTTGCGGTGGATGTAAGTGATGTTGTGCTTACCAACGACAGTGTTAAAAGCTTGTATGAGGCTTTTGTGATTTCACGCAAGAGTCTTCGTGTGGTGAAAGAGAATTTGCTCTTTTCGCTCCTTTACAATGTCGTCACGATTCCTTTGGCGATGAGTGGGTATGTTATACCGTTGTTTGCAGCGCTTTCAATGTCACTGAGTTCTTTAGTGGTGGTTGGGAATTCGATGCGTATTAAAAACGTTTTTAAAAGGCCGTAG